From the genome of Prevotella herbatica, one region includes:
- a CDS encoding DUF4369 domain-containing protein, translated as MIKFLYPIISLLALTLTSCGKSYNVIGTSNVSNLDGRMLYLKVLKNNEFKTIDSCDVVHGQFHFQGAFDSVRMANIFMDDESVLPLVIEDGDINIKIDNTQQTVTGTPLNDKLFKFFNKYNQMKSLENELVHKHDQAIMNGRNMNIVNANLNKEAARLSQQEDNLITSFVTENFDNILGPGVFFMVTIGYQYPELTPWIEDIMSKATDNFKNDQYVKDYYKKALENQQIMNGMRGAPANSQPTQAPAQPSTAPTPNEMASPSPAPMTK; from the coding sequence ATGATTAAATTTTTGTATCCAATTATATCACTACTAGCTTTAACGCTAACGTCATGTGGAAAATCATATAATGTAATCGGCACATCAAATGTATCTAACCTTGATGGAAGAATGCTATATCTGAAAGTTCTAAAAAACAATGAATTCAAAACTATAGACTCATGTGATGTGGTACACGGACAATTCCACTTTCAAGGAGCCTTCGACTCTGTACGAATGGCAAACATCTTCATGGATGACGAAAGCGTTTTACCTCTAGTTATTGAAGATGGCGACATTAACATCAAGATAGACAATACACAGCAAACCGTAACCGGAACTCCGCTCAATGATAAATTATTCAAGTTCTTCAATAAATATAACCAAATGAAGAGCCTTGAAAACGAACTTGTTCATAAGCATGACCAAGCTATCATGAACGGTAGAAACATGAATATCGTAAATGCCAACCTCAATAAGGAAGCTGCACGTTTATCTCAACAAGAAGATAATTTGATTACTAGTTTCGTTACCGAGAACTTTGATAACATTCTTGGTCCTGGTGTATTCTTCATGGTAACTATTGGATACCAATATCCAGAACTAACACCGTGGATAGAAGACATTATGAGTAAGGCTACTGATAATTTCAAGAACGACCAATATGTTAAGGACTATTACAAAAAAGCTCTTGAAAACCAACAGATTATGAACGGTATGCGTGGTGCTCCAGCAAACTCACAACCAACACAAGCTCCAGCACAACCTAGCACCGCCCCTACACCAAACGAGATGGCTAGTCCTTCTCCAGCGCCTATGACGAAATAA
- a CDS encoding cation:proton antiporter encodes MAEIPNLINDLALILIVAGIVTLVFKRLKQPIVLGYIVAGFLVSPHMSYTMSVIDKASIHTWADIGVMFLLFSLGLDFSFKKILKMGMAPIIASTIIIFSMATLGMLAGYVFNWSRMDCMFLGGMLAMSSTTIIYKAFDDLGLRQQRFASLVMSVLIIEDIVAIIMMVMLSALAGGNNPDGGVMIGSIVKIAFFLVLWFVVGIFLIPLFFRHTRRLMTNETMLIVALGLCCLMAVLSTKVGFSSAFGAFVMGSIIAETVEADKIIKLVEPVKNLFGAVFFVSVGMLVDPKVLVEYAVPIVVLVMVILFGQSIFGTFGFMLSGQPMKTAMRCGFSMAQIGEFAFIIASLGLSLGVIGRFLYPVVVAVSVITTFITPYMIRASEPCYFYLENHLPKKWVRRMKHLGKAHINTEEEITDWRKLLRKMLINTVIYGILSTAVIILMFSFVLPLFRHLFGHWIGNAVCGAITVLIISPFLRSMVMKNLRSNEFKNLWTESRLNRLPLIFTVVVKVLVALGFIFYICNYLTRFKDALMVCIALFMLALMVLSRNLKHESIKLERLFIKNLRSREIAACVTGKKRPLFEGHLLERDIHISEFGVPEDSTWIGRSLKDLKFRNRFGVHVSSILRGSLRINIPSGSDIIFPGDRIFVIGDDEQLNDFRLAINHELIPEDPDIEKREMKLRKVIISAKSSFIGKTLKESGIRDKYNCMVIGVDEGEQNLSLIDPVRKFERGDVIWIVGEEDSLKELHKLT; translated from the coding sequence ATGGCTGAGATACCAAACTTAATAAATGACCTTGCGCTGATACTTATTGTAGCAGGAATAGTTACTTTGGTATTCAAGCGACTAAAGCAACCTATTGTATTGGGATATATAGTCGCAGGATTTCTTGTTTCACCTCATATGTCATATACAATGTCTGTAATTGACAAGGCAAGTATACACACTTGGGCAGATATCGGTGTTATGTTTTTATTATTTTCCTTAGGACTTGATTTCTCGTTTAAGAAAATACTTAAAATGGGCATGGCGCCTATAATCGCGTCAACAATCATAATCTTTTCAATGGCAACATTGGGAATGCTTGCAGGCTATGTCTTCAATTGGAGCAGGATGGACTGTATGTTCCTCGGCGGTATGCTTGCTATGTCGTCAACAACAATAATATATAAGGCTTTTGACGATTTAGGATTGCGTCAACAACGTTTTGCATCACTTGTAATGAGTGTGTTAATAATAGAAGATATTGTCGCTATTATTATGATGGTTATGCTGAGCGCACTTGCTGGTGGTAATAATCCTGATGGTGGGGTGATGATAGGTTCAATCGTTAAAATCGCATTTTTCTTAGTCTTGTGGTTTGTTGTTGGTATATTTCTCATTCCTTTATTTTTTCGTCATACTAGGAGACTTATGACAAATGAAACGATGTTGATTGTTGCACTTGGTTTATGTTGTCTAATGGCTGTTTTGTCAACAAAAGTAGGATTCAGTAGTGCTTTTGGAGCGTTTGTTATGGGAAGTATCATTGCAGAGACAGTTGAGGCTGATAAAATTATTAAACTCGTAGAGCCTGTAAAAAATCTTTTCGGAGCTGTATTTTTTGTATCTGTAGGCATGTTGGTTGACCCTAAAGTCCTTGTTGAATATGCTGTACCAATAGTAGTGTTGGTCATGGTTATACTATTTGGACAAAGTATATTTGGAACTTTCGGCTTTATGTTGAGTGGGCAACCTATGAAAACTGCAATGAGGTGTGGCTTCTCAATGGCACAGATAGGTGAATTTGCATTTATCATTGCTTCTTTAGGACTCTCGCTTGGTGTTATCGGACGGTTTCTTTATCCAGTTGTTGTTGCAGTATCTGTAATCACAACTTTTATCACTCCTTATATGATTCGGGCTTCGGAACCATGCTATTTTTACTTGGAAAATCATCTGCCCAAGAAATGGGTCCGTAGAATGAAGCATCTTGGTAAAGCGCATATTAATACTGAAGAAGAAATTACCGATTGGAGAAAATTATTACGTAAGATGTTAATCAATACTGTTATCTATGGCATCTTATCTACAGCTGTTATAATATTAATGTTTTCGTTTGTACTTCCATTGTTTCGTCATTTATTTGGTCATTGGATTGGTAATGCTGTTTGCGGAGCTATTACAGTGTTAATAATATCTCCATTTTTGCGTTCAATGGTGATGAAAAATCTACGTAGTAATGAATTTAAAAATCTTTGGACAGAAAGTAGATTGAATCGTCTACCTTTGATCTTTACGGTTGTAGTGAAAGTTCTTGTGGCTTTAGGGTTTATATTCTATATATGCAATTATCTCACACGCTTCAAAGATGCACTTATGGTTTGTATTGCATTATTCATGCTAGCGTTAATGGTACTTTCGAGAAACCTTAAGCATGAAAGTATAAAACTAGAGCGACTGTTTATTAAAAATTTACGTTCTAGAGAAATTGCTGCGTGTGTAACAGGTAAGAAACGTCCACTTTTTGAGGGACATCTTCTTGAGCGAGATATTCATATAAGTGAATTTGGTGTTCCTGAGGATTCCACTTGGATAGGGCGTTCTCTTAAAGATCTTAAATTTCGAAATAGATTTGGAGTACATGTAAGTAGTATCTTGCGTGGATCATTGCGTATTAATATACCTAGTGGTTCTGATATTATATTTCCTGGAGACAGAATTTTTGTAATAGGTGATGATGAGCAGCTAAATGATTTCCGATTAGCTATAAATCATGAACTTATTCCTGAAGATCCTGATATAGAAAAGCGCGAAATGAAACTAAGAAAAGTTATCATTTCTGCTAAAAGTTCGTTTATCGGGAAGACACTTAAGGAAAGTGGTATTCGTGATAAATATAACTGTATGGTAATTGGTGTTGATGAAGGAGAGCAAAACTTGTCGTTAATTGATCCTGTACGTAAATTCGAAAGAGGAGATGTTATTTGGATTGTTGGTGAGGAGGACTCTTTGAAGGAATTGCACAAACTGACTTGA
- a CDS encoding dihydroorotase encodes MRILIKSGTIVNEGCSVLGDIVITDDIISGVYAEGETPRGAYDKIVDASGCFVIPGIIDDHVHFREPGLTDKADIKSESRAAACGGVTSYIDMPNTSPQTTSIEAFNNKLHIAQKNSLVNYGFFYGATISNAETFKSLDRHTIPGIKLFMGASTGNMLVDKTESLNNIFKTCAENDIILMTHCEDTDIINANMNVAKQENDDPDITMHPLIRSERACYKSTSAAVNLAKKYNTRLHVAHVTTASELELFGYDDKITAEAVIAHIYFYDEAYKSLGALIKCNPAIKTKHDRDEIRRALNDGRITTIGTDHAPHELKNKQGGCCKAASGMPMIQFSLVTMLELVDEGIFSIERIVELMCHNPATLFHVNKRGFLRTGYKADIVVIQPSCKWEVTKDIIQSKCKWSPMEGHIYNNKVKTTICNGNIVYDNDNIIDDSRGEALAFNV; translated from the coding sequence ATGAGAATATTAATAAAAAGTGGAACAATAGTAAATGAAGGTTGCTCTGTATTGGGCGACATTGTAATCACTGATGATATTATATCCGGAGTCTATGCTGAAGGTGAAACTCCCCGCGGAGCCTACGACAAGATCGTAGACGCCTCGGGGTGTTTTGTTATCCCAGGAATCATTGATGACCATGTGCATTTCCGCGAACCAGGATTAACTGACAAAGCTGATATAAAAAGCGAAAGCAGAGCTGCAGCTTGTGGTGGTGTTACATCCTATATTGATATGCCAAACACTTCTCCACAAACGACATCAATTGAAGCTTTTAATAATAAATTACACATCGCCCAGAAAAATAGTCTTGTAAATTACGGCTTTTTCTATGGAGCAACAATATCAAATGCCGAAACATTCAAGTCGCTCGACCGCCATACGATTCCTGGCATAAAGCTTTTTATGGGCGCAAGTACAGGTAATATGCTTGTTGACAAGACTGAGTCATTGAATAACATATTCAAAACTTGCGCTGAAAACGACATCATATTGATGACTCATTGTGAGGATACCGATATTATAAATGCTAACATGAATGTGGCAAAACAGGAAAATGACGACCCTGATATAACAATGCATCCCTTGATAAGAAGTGAACGTGCATGTTATAAAAGTACATCAGCAGCCGTAAACCTCGCAAAAAAGTATAACACCAGACTGCACGTTGCACATGTTACAACAGCAAGTGAGCTTGAACTTTTCGGATACGATGATAAAATAACAGCAGAAGCGGTAATAGCACATATTTATTTTTACGATGAAGCTTATAAGTCTTTAGGCGCACTGATAAAATGCAATCCTGCTATAAAAACGAAACATGACAGAGATGAGATAAGAAGAGCTTTAAATGACGGAAGAATTACTACTATAGGTACAGACCATGCACCGCATGAGCTCAAAAACAAACAAGGAGGATGCTGTAAAGCGGCTTCTGGTATGCCTATGATTCAGTTCTCACTTGTCACTATGCTTGAACTTGTTGACGAAGGCATATTTTCTATTGAACGTATAGTTGAACTAATGTGCCATAATCCAGCAACTCTTTTTCATGTAAACAAACGCGGATTCCTTCGTACAGGATATAAGGCTGATATCGTAGTGATACAACCGTCGTGTAAATGGGAAGTGACAAAAGACATAATACAAAGCAAATGCAAATGGAGTCCTATGGAGGGACATATTTATAATAATAAGGTTAAGACAACGATATGCAACGGTAACATTGTTTATGATAACGATAACATTATAGATGACAGCAGAGGTGAAGCTCTTGCATTCAATGTTTAG
- a CDS encoding low molecular weight protein-tyrosine-phosphatase gives MNTKQESKVNLLFICLGNICRSPAAHAVFCKMIAMHGLENNFVVDSAGIGDWHVGELPDSRMRTHGDKRGYNINHLARQFKVDDFNKFDYIVVMDEENYRIITSMAKSKSDFAKVIRMSQYFNQHSNDSVPDPYYGGSADFELALDLIEDGCDGLLKSFFPKER, from the coding sequence ATGAATACAAAACAAGAATCCAAAGTAAATTTACTTTTTATATGTCTAGGAAATATATGCCGCTCACCGGCTGCTCATGCAGTTTTTTGTAAAATGATTGCTATGCATGGATTAGAAAATAACTTTGTCGTAGATTCTGCAGGTATAGGAGACTGGCATGTAGGAGAATTACCTGACAGTAGAATGAGAACACATGGAGATAAACGTGGATATAATATAAATCATCTTGCACGACAATTTAAAGTTGATGATTTTAACAAGTTTGATTATATTGTTGTGATGGACGAAGAAAACTATCGCATAATAACAAGCATGGCTAAATCGAAGTCAGACTTTGCAAAGGTAATACGTATGTCCCAATACTTTAATCAGCATTCAAACGACTCTGTTCCAGATCCATATTATGGCGGATCTGCTGATTTTGAACTAGCCCTTGACTTAATTGAAGACGGATGTGACGGATTACTAAAAAGCTTTTTCCCTAAAGAACGCTAA
- a CDS encoding helix-turn-helix domain-containing protein: MFAIYVLSTFNICSRNGTEQFATEPISFLYITFIIFTLFSAAYFGRNYHKKLFVWLFLFQYPVVLLLVHVFVLITGNYIKIYTLSSIFEDHRLIFAVFIARLVWIGIMISGYILMTGIIIDSYFYFRKNLTQLTTEKVLSMRRAEIIDIAIYLILFVWMMANNFLSSLLPRILTNIFMTIMIVRTYIIYRNFIRYSLELSKMNNVIHGRLEKLMGQHINNPFYTSNPTLEVVSEALGVDKNELRDYIYSELGTTLSAWTSEKRILYISQQLIKTDRMVSELALSCGYSNPPALNRAFKQRFGVTPSEFRAKNKV; the protein is encoded by the coding sequence ATGTTTGCAATATATGTGTTATCAACATTCAATATATGTTCAAGAAATGGCACAGAACAGTTTGCAACCGAACCTATAAGCTTTCTATATATAACTTTTATCATATTTACTCTATTCTCTGCTGCTTATTTTGGGCGCAATTATCATAAGAAATTGTTTGTCTGGCTATTTCTTTTTCAATATCCTGTGGTATTGTTGCTAGTACACGTATTTGTACTTATAACAGGTAATTATATTAAAATTTACACACTATCAAGTATATTCGAAGACCACAGACTCATATTTGCAGTTTTTATAGCAAGACTCGTGTGGATAGGAATTATGATATCTGGATATATACTCATGACAGGAATAATTATAGACTCCTATTTTTATTTTCGCAAAAATCTTACACAATTAACAACAGAAAAAGTTCTGTCTATGCGTCGTGCAGAAATTATTGACATTGCAATATACTTGATATTATTCGTATGGATGATGGCCAATAATTTCCTATCATCGTTATTACCGAGAATACTAACAAATATATTCATGACAATAATGATTGTACGTACATATATTATATATAGGAATTTTATTCGTTACTCTTTAGAACTATCCAAAATGAATAATGTTATTCATGGAAGATTAGAAAAACTCATGGGACAGCACATTAACAACCCTTTCTACACAAGTAATCCCACATTGGAAGTTGTATCTGAAGCTTTAGGTGTTGACAAAAACGAATTAAGAGATTATATTTATTCAGAACTTGGAACTACATTATCAGCATGGACAAGTGAGAAACGAATATTATACATTTCTCAGCAGCTTATAAAAACAGATCGTATGGTTAGTGAGCTTGCTTTATCTTGCGGATATTCAAACCCACCTGCCTTAAACCGTGCTTTTAAGCAACGCTTTGGTGTAACCCCTTCAGAATTCAGGGCTAAGAATAAAGTCTAA
- the asnA gene encoding aspartate--ammonia ligase, whose amino-acid sequence MSKLIKPDGYTALLDMKQTEQGIKLIKDFFQQNLSTELRLRRVTAPLFVLKGLGINDDLNGVERAVTFPIKDLGDAKAEVVHSLAKWKRLTLAEYNIEPGYGVYTDMNAIRADEELDNLHSLYVDQWDWEAVVTKDQRTISFLEDVVRRIYAAILRTEYLTCETYPEIKPFLPSEIHFVHSQDLIDMYPDLSPKEREDAICMKYGAVFIEGIGGKLTDGKKHDGRAPDYDDWSTIAENGKAGLNGDILIWYPVLQRSFELSSMGIRVDKEALLRQLKLEGKEDREKLYFHKQLLEGKLPLSIGGGIGQSRLCMVMLHKAHIGEIQASIWPEDMRSECESLGMPLI is encoded by the coding sequence ATGAGCAAATTGATAAAACCTGATGGTTATACGGCGCTTCTTGACATGAAGCAGACAGAACAAGGTATAAAACTTATAAAAGATTTTTTTCAACAGAATCTTTCTACCGAACTAAGACTTCGCCGTGTTACGGCACCTCTGTTTGTTTTGAAAGGTCTTGGAATTAATGATGACCTTAATGGCGTTGAACGAGCTGTTACATTTCCAATAAAGGATTTAGGCGACGCAAAAGCAGAAGTAGTCCATTCTCTTGCAAAATGGAAAAGACTTACACTTGCAGAATACAATATTGAGCCAGGATATGGTGTATATACTGATATGAATGCGATTCGTGCTGACGAAGAATTAGATAACCTTCATTCACTATATGTAGACCAATGGGATTGGGAAGCTGTTGTAACAAAAGATCAGCGCACAATTTCATTCCTAGAAGACGTAGTAAGACGCATATATGCCGCAATATTACGAACAGAATACCTAACATGTGAAACCTATCCTGAAATAAAGCCATTCCTTCCTAGTGAGATTCACTTCGTTCACAGTCAGGATCTTATTGATATGTATCCAGACTTATCTCCTAAAGAGCGTGAGGATGCTATATGTATGAAATACGGTGCCGTATTTATTGAAGGAATTGGAGGAAAATTGACTGATGGCAAGAAACATGATGGTCGTGCTCCTGACTATGATGATTGGAGTACAATCGCTGAGAATGGAAAAGCTGGTCTTAATGGTGATATTCTTATCTGGTATCCTGTTCTCCAACGTTCATTCGAATTGAGTTCTATGGGTATAAGAGTAGATAAAGAAGCGTTATTACGCCAATTAAAACTTGAAGGTAAAGAAGATCGCGAAAAACTATATTTCCACAAGCAATTGCTCGAAGGAAAACTTCCTCTAAGCATTGGTGGAGGTATAGGTCAAAGCCGTCTTTGCATGGTAATGCTTCATAAAGCACATATCGGAGAAATACAGGCTAGCATTTGGCCTGAAGATATGCGCAGCGAATGCGAAAGTTTAGGAATGCCACTTATTTGA
- the pepT gene encoding peptidase T: MELTERFINYTKFDTQSSEDSDSVPSTAKQMEFAKYLKQELEDEGLCDVEMDEMGYIYATLKGNTKKETPTIGFISHYDTSPDASGKDIKARIIKNYDGKDIELSPGIVSYTSKFPELKEHVGEDIIVTDGTTLLGADDKAGIAEIVQAMCILRDNDEIKHGDIRIGFNPDEEIGLGAHHFDVEKFGCDWAYTMDGGDLGNLEYENFNAAGAKVYIKGVSVHTGYAKGKMVNANRLACEFNSMIPETDIPEATEGYQGFYHLLNIDSRTESAKLSYIIRDHEREMFEDRKDFMEDCVKKMNEKYGEGTVSIEIHDQYYNMKEKIDPNMHVIDIVLRAMQESGVPPKVEPIRGGTDGAQLSFRGLPCPNIFAGGVNFHGPHEFVSIQVMEKAVEVITKICEITGTYND; the protein is encoded by the coding sequence ATGGAATTAACTGAAAGATTTATTAATTACACAAAGTTCGACACACAGTCTAGTGAGGACTCAGACAGTGTCCCTAGTACGGCGAAACAGATGGAGTTCGCCAAGTATTTAAAACAAGAGCTTGAGGACGAAGGACTCTGCGACGTAGAGATGGACGAGATGGGTTACATCTATGCCACCCTAAAGGGTAATACCAAGAAGGAGACACCTACTATCGGCTTTATATCTCATTATGATACAAGTCCCGATGCAAGCGGAAAAGATATCAAGGCTAGGATTATAAAGAACTACGATGGAAAGGATATTGAACTATCTCCTGGTATAGTTTCTTATACATCTAAGTTTCCTGAGCTGAAGGAGCATGTTGGTGAAGATATAATTGTCACAGACGGAACTACTCTTCTGGGCGCTGACGACAAGGCTGGTATTGCTGAAATCGTACAGGCTATGTGCATTTTGCGCGATAATGATGAGATTAAGCACGGAGACATACGTATTGGGTTTAATCCTGATGAGGAAATAGGTCTGGGGGCACATCATTTTGATGTAGAAAAGTTTGGTTGCGACTGGGCGTACACTATGGATGGAGGTGATTTGGGTAACCTTGAATATGAGAATTTCAACGCAGCTGGTGCTAAGGTATATATAAAAGGTGTAAGTGTTCACACAGGATATGCAAAGGGCAAAATGGTTAACGCCAACAGGTTGGCTTGTGAATTTAATAGTATGATTCCTGAGACTGACATTCCTGAAGCAACAGAAGGCTACCAAGGCTTCTATCATTTGCTCAATATTGATAGTCGTACAGAGAGTGCCAAACTTAGCTATATTATTCGTGATCATGAGCGTGAAATGTTTGAAGACCGTAAGGACTTTATGGAAGATTGCGTTAAAAAGATGAATGAAAAATATGGTGAGGGTACTGTTAGTATTGAAATTCATGACCAATATTATAACATGAAGGAGAAGATAGATCCTAATATGCATGTTATTGATATCGTGCTAAGGGCGATGCAAGAAAGTGGAGTCCCACCAAAAGTGGAGCCTATACGTGGTGGAACTGATGGAGCACAGCTTAGTTTCCGTGGACTACCATGTCCTAACATCTTCGCAGGTGGCGTGAATTTTCATGGACCTCATGAGTTTGTTTCTATTCAGGTAATGGAAAAGGCTGTTGAAGTAATTACCAAGATTTGTGAAATTACGGGTACATACAACGATTAA
- a CDS encoding FtsB family cell division protein, producing the protein MASRLGVVWGFIAHYKYLVVTLLAVLIVGFIDENSFMRRIQLELQISNLQSDIEKYNKQYEDDSKQLREIRRNPKTIEKIARERYFMKADDEDIYVLSDDEKPLNTNNETTE; encoded by the coding sequence ATGGCAAGTCGTTTAGGTGTTGTATGGGGGTTTATCGCTCACTATAAGTATCTTGTAGTGACGCTGCTCGCTGTTCTCATCGTTGGATTTATCGACGAGAACAGTTTTATGAGACGTATCCAACTTGAGCTGCAGATAAGTAATTTGCAGAGCGATATCGAGAAATACAACAAACAGTATGAAGATGACTCTAAACAGCTGAGAGAGATAAGACGAAATCCGAAGACTATCGAAAAGATTGCACGTGAACGTTATTTCATGAAAGCTGATGATGAAGATATCTATGTACTTAGTGATGACGAGAAGCCTTTAAATACTAATAATGAAACAACAGAGTAA
- a CDS encoding DNA polymerase III subunit gamma/tau has translation MEEYIVSARKYRPMTFDSVVGQSALTTTLKNAVKGGRLAHAYLFCGPRGVGKTTCARIFAKAINCEHPREDGEACNECESCKSFNEQRSYNIFELDAASNNSVENIKALMEQTRIPPQIGRYKVFIIDEVHMLSTAAFNAFLKTLEEPPAHVIFILATTEKHKILPTILSRCQIYDFERMTVSNTINHLKSVADKEGIKYEEEALSVIAEKADGGMRDALSIFDQAASFCMGNITYQKVIEDLNVLDSENYFKVVDYSLTNKVSDIMLLLNNILGKGFDGGNLINGLASHVRNVLMAKDQQTLSLLETSEQQRQKFYEQAQKCPVDFLYKTLKILNQCDINYKQSSNKRLLVEISLIQVAQITQPDDDSASARRSPKRLKSLFKNLILSQQKAASQVAAAKSHALSPRDRNKEVTQEPQEENVSIVTASVPDNSSDSLQRVSGAARHKVKLNNIGFTFKSARTKKEGQTVDSDEKYRTNKEEVGHFSQEDLERCWLGMCTRMPQTLKGIASRMKNITPIISDYPVIEAVIDNQILLNQIDEIKPRIRKTLAGDLHNGNIKIKLRLAEAAEVKQIMSKRDVFESLKKDNDSFSKLCKNLELDLT, from the coding sequence ATGGAAGAATATATTGTTTCTGCCAGAAAATACCGTCCAATGACATTCGACTCGGTTGTCGGGCAAAGCGCACTCACCACGACATTGAAAAATGCTGTTAAAGGTGGAAGACTTGCTCATGCATACCTTTTCTGTGGTCCAAGAGGTGTCGGAAAGACTACTTGTGCACGTATTTTCGCAAAGGCTATCAACTGTGAACACCCACGCGAGGATGGTGAAGCTTGCAATGAATGCGAGAGTTGTAAATCTTTTAATGAGCAACGTTCCTATAATATCTTTGAACTTGATGCAGCCAGCAACAACTCTGTTGAGAATATCAAGGCTCTGATGGAACAGACTCGTATTCCGCCGCAGATAGGACGTTACAAGGTTTTCATTATTGACGAGGTTCACATGTTGTCTACAGCAGCGTTTAACGCATTCCTTAAAACTCTTGAGGAACCGCCTGCTCATGTTATTTTTATTCTTGCAACAACAGAAAAACATAAGATTCTGCCGACAATTCTTTCACGCTGTCAGATATATGACTTTGAACGTATGACGGTTTCCAATACTATAAATCATCTTAAAAGCGTTGCTGACAAAGAGGGGATTAAGTATGAGGAAGAAGCTTTGAGCGTAATTGCAGAAAAGGCTGATGGCGGTATGCGCGATGCTTTGTCTATATTTGATCAGGCTGCAAGTTTCTGCATGGGAAACATAACTTACCAGAAAGTTATAGAAGACTTAAATGTTCTTGATTCTGAAAACTATTTCAAAGTCGTGGATTACTCTCTAACAAATAAGGTTAGTGATATTATGCTTTTGTTGAATAACATCCTAGGTAAGGGATTTGATGGTGGAAATCTTATTAATGGTTTAGCTAGTCATGTGCGTAATGTGCTTATGGCTAAAGACCAACAGACTTTATCGTTACTTGAGACAAGTGAGCAACAACGCCAGAAGTTTTATGAGCAGGCTCAGAAATGTCCTGTAGATTTTTTATATAAGACACTGAAAATTCTTAATCAATGTGATATAAACTATAAGCAAAGTAGCAACAAGCGACTACTAGTTGAAATTTCGCTTATTCAGGTGGCACAGATAACACAGCCGGATGATGATTCGGCAAGTGCGAGGCGTAGCCCTAAAAGATTAAAATCCCTGTTTAAGAACCTGATTTTATCTCAGCAAAAGGCAGCATCGCAGGTAGCTGCCGCTAAGAGTCATGCCTTGTCTCCAAGAGACAGGAATAAAGAGGTTACTCAGGAACCTCAAGAGGAAAACGTATCTATAGTAACAGCTTCTGTACCCGATAATAGTTCCGATTCGCTACAAAGAGTATCGGGAGCGGCAAGGCATAAGGTAAAGTTGAATAATATAGGCTTTACATTTAAGTCTGCTAGAACCAAAAAAGAAGGACAAACTGTAGATTCTGACGAAAAATATAGAACCAATAAGGAAGAAGTTGGTCACTTCTCACAAGAGGATTTGGAAAGATGTTGGTTGGGCATGTGCACTAGAATGCCACAAACATTGAAAGGTATAGCTTCTCGTATGAAGAATATAACTCCTATAATTTCAGATTATCCAGTGATAGAAGCGGTTATAGATAACCAAATCCTATTAAATCAGATTGATGAGATTAAGCCGCGAATAAGAAAAACACTTGCTGGTGATCTTCACAATGGTAATATAAAGATAAAACTCAGGCTGGCTGAAGCCGCTGAGGTAAAGCAAATAATGTCTAAACGCGATGTTTTTGAGTCTTTAAAGAAAGATAATGACTCGTTTAGCAAACTATGTAAGAATCTAGAACTTGATCTTACATAG